The Alnus glutinosa chromosome 1, dhAlnGlut1.1, whole genome shotgun sequence region tatatatatatatatattttaggggTATTGTTGTTGTTCAGgagacattacaaatttttaatggTATGTATTGGTgttgaatatttcgaatatgaataatattctaaaTCTGATTGCGAATTTAAagacaatgaaaatgtgtttggatgctGAATAcaattcagattctttttgaatatgtgtttgtgtgttgaatttttgagattgaaaaaaagtgttttataatggtaaaaagtgattgaaaatgattagattgtatgaaaagttgtgtataatgattaatgttatgaaaataagtgtttaatttttagaaattgaaaaataataaaaccaataataaaaagaataacaaaaaattaaaaatttatttttagttttatttttatttttgtttaatatatatatatagtgttttgGGGTGGCTGCGGGCCATcccttggggaggggggtggcctgcgagtgGCCAAgggccaccccgaaatccatttggggtggcccgaaagccacccctagtgctcagggggtggcgcgcggccaacCCCGAAATCCACCcaggtggcgtgcggccaccccccaacCCTTGGGGTGGCTTGGAAGCCAccctatttttctatttttttaaaaaaagaaaataaaaaattatgggttttaaaaaatattaaaataagagaaattgctgtagaggaaaaaagaaagcgTGCATCTTGTCTAGAAACGTCAGCTCGAATTCACGCATCATCACCTTGAAATCCAAACtgaattcaaactttattcaagtggCCCGTggattttattcaacttggttccgggtttgggtttttgaataaaaatccgattcgaatattgaatatttattcaAACCAAACGCACCGTAAAATTACAAAGAGATATTAATGTAATCTTTAGTTTGGAGAAGATGTTACAAGTAGAGTGTTAGTTTGAGAGAGTATTGTTAATTTTGGTTTGCTTATTGGTATGCAAATTATTCTTAGGTGAACATTTTCTCATGTGGAGTAATGTTAAGGAAGACTTAGATTTTTTTAGTCAtcttaaaattaatgtgacttttaaaattactattagatgtaaataaattatcattaaattttgattcaatgatgaCAAATTAATAGTCTCCAAGGAATAATTCAATTAGCTGGAGACCACGccttatgaagcggaggtcGTTAGTTTCAATCagttttcctcttttttgtgtggacaaataaaaaaaaaaaaaaaaatgatgacaaATTAATTTTGGGTGAACTTCACGAGAACATGGACCCGTCTTTGGTGTggttcaatttcttttttagaaaaaaaagaaaaaagacaagtAAAATTCTTACAAGGACACAATCTGACATTTACACTCAGAAAACATTTAATAAAATTGGTATATTCCTTCTGTCTCAAAATAGATTATTTGATTTAAATAACAGAAATTAATTCTTTCttagtaatatttttttaaaaaaagaacaagggtGTGACTATCATCACCTGTATGGGcatcagataaaaaaaaaaaaaaaaaaaaaaaaaaaaaattccacttcATTTTCTGCCATGAAAATACTCATCAAAGCTTTTATTATAGGGCCCACTCAGCCCAGAGTGAATTCCAGCTCACCTTCTCATCGGCCCAGAAATCTATAAGTGGTAACATATTGGGCCTACATCTGTATTCTACTATGAACATGTTGACCCTGAACTGCTTGATGGTTATTGGGCAAAGTTAAGAACAATCTGACGGCCCACGctgttttaaattattattattatatcccCATAATTTCAGGTACATCCTCTCCACGGTCCCtctttgtttaattgtttttttttgggatggGGGGGGGAGGGACAGAGACTAATCATGATGCTCTACTATAATACTAAGCATTTGTGATATTCTGAATCCAAAAATGAGCCAACTTAATGACCAAAGTTGTAAGATCAATCATTTCGAGATATAATGAATTCCAATTCTCTTATGTTAggttttgtatttgtatttgttttgacAAATTCCATGAGTCATTTGGACTGTAAATTGATTATGGGTGAAAAGACGGTTATGAATAACGGTTATTGCCTATAATTTGCAAGTTCAAGACTTGCACGTTACAAAAACTCGCTTGATCCACACTCGAATTTGCAAGTTCTACCTAACCAAAAACTCCACTCGACCCTCGTGCGACAGTTGCTTGAGTGAGTTAACCGcaatttaattttggtttaattagGATTCCATATTTAATGCCCATACTTGCCCTACCTTTAAGTACCTGTCTCACATGACTTTTAAGGTAAGAAGGAAATAATCCCAGAAAtcctaaagaaaaagaaaatctattcTTTTGTTGAGCTTAAACTTTCTTGCTTCTCTCTTTATTCCCAAACCACTATAAAATCCTTAATCCTAGGGTTTGGCTGGCAAGGTCATTAAAGCCGGAGCTTTGCATATCAAATGAGTTCTTTTGTGCCAAGTCACTGTAAAATGAGGTTAGAGTTCTAGAACCTCTTTAGACCAGATTGAGTACGTCACTTGTGAGATTACAACCCTAACTGTGAGCCTACAAAGATTTTGAGAATACTTAAAAACGGGTTGTAAAACTTTTATTTCTATAGTGAACTTTGATGGTGGCCAATTATCTCCGTcaggtttttcttttgaagGGTTCTACAAAGATTTTCCACTTCGTTGCGCATTATCTGTTTATTTATTGCACTCActtatttttagatattgttGATTGATACTGTTTAGTTTGTCTTGAAACACTTAGAACGTTTGggaatttgatttttgaaatcaaaatgcAATTATTACTTGGGGTGCAAATtttaaggcaaaaaaaaaatgtttggatgtttagtaaaatttaaattatatttaaaattatgtttaggtGAGAGTTGTAtaagactatttttttttatagaaaactATGGTAGCAAATGATTAgtggtatgaaaagttgtgtagaaTTATTAGAGTTATAAAAATtagtgtagaataatgattaaaacaattattattttcgGTCAGATCATTGAtaatgtgtactttttttttgcaaatgcATTTCACCTGGTCTGTGTTAGATCATTAACGCGTTAGATGGGTCCCACACCTTTAAgtactttatttaaaaaaaaaaaaaaaaaaatcagacagAAAAATTGGGTGTAAAATCGAGAATAATTTGGGTTGTATTAAACCCAAATACTGGagcaagttgaaaaaaaattcaacttgcATCCAAACGTCCCTCATATCGTCAATCAAGAAACAAGTTAAAAGATAACGGAATGTGTTTGTTGCACAACCCAAATGCATAACTTTACATAACTCAAAACACATTGATAGAACCCATGCATGATGGGTCCCACATGCATGATCCCACTAATGTGTTTTAGgttgtataagagttgtgcatttgagttgtgcaaaaatcattttccaaagaTAACAAATTACTACCGGTCTCACTTTCTaacatacataaataaataaataaataataaagctaaagaGAATCACCAAATCATGTTCTACTAAACAAACAAGGAAAATGACTGACAGAAGCATGAAATATGCTCCATAAAAAGCTCCCCTTTCAAATCCTATGCCGAGTAATAACTATACAAATACAATGGACTACTCCCTGAGTTCATGTGGTAATTTATTTATAAGACATGCAAAAATATACAGAGAAATGCAGTGGCTATATGGGACAGGCAGCAGACCTCAAaggaaaatcaaaaaaattgtataatatCGAAATCTATGGAGCTAAAGCAAAATACAAGGCCAGAGGCTAGTGCATATGCTTAAAAGTCATCCTATTTCCACAAAACCATAGCCATGAACATCATCAGGATTGTCAAACAAAGAGAATTGCCTTGTAGAATTGAAGTTGCTGCAAAAGAGAAAACAGGCCAAACAATTGATCAAGCTGAGGAAGATCAATCTCAAGAACTCAAATAGCTCAATTTGTATGCCAGTTATTAAATGGTGATGTAGTGAAAAGATATTGAAGTTCTATAACCAGAACAAATAGACTCCGACCGGCAAATAAGCCATTTAGGCTTTAAGGGTTAAGGGGTTTAAATCCTAATAGGAGAACAGCCCTATTGGTTGCATCTTCTACATCAATTTTTACCTTAATTGCACTCTTAGTTGCAAGGGGGGTCGATGAATCGCTTTGTTTTTTAGCTCCATACAAAAAAAGAAGACGAAAGTGTGTTCTTCATggattgttaaaaataaaaaaaaacatatgatcaAGAGTTTAACTCATAGAGCTGAAAAATAAGATGCGCTACTAATGCGTCTCAACCCCACAACCGATGGATACTCGCAACTTGTTGCACTAAGGAACAATGGCTACAGACCACTTGGCTTAAGGCTAGATAAAGATATTGGTTGAATTACTAGCTGGATGGGATTTATTGCAGAAAAAAACACTCCGCATAAGACATTACCATATATTTTCCTTCTATTTGTGTTGgcaaaagcagaaaaaaaaaggtgagaatttccgGCCTCACCTTGGTTCTTACCATCGTCAGCCAATGCTGGAGTCACAGAAGTAGATTTGTTTGATAGTGTAATCCCGAGGTTCTTACATTCCATTCCAATCGCACCTAAAATACAAACAGGAAGAAAACTCAGCCAGGAATTCCCTTATGTACACACTATTTGTAAATAATCTATTAGCAATCTTAATTTTATCCCTTTGCCATAACAACTGCTATATATTTTCTCTAGCCACTTATAGGTCTCTGCCCTTACATTCCTCGAAACATGGTAAGGCAGTATGATTGAGAAGATTATAATAGCCCTCGGCACATTCACAACTATATGTGAAAGCTGATGTCTTGTTGCAGACGCCGCCTCCACAGTCGCTCCAGTGGCAGGCTATAAGATAAACAACAAAATGCAtcaagtaataataataataatagtttaaAGAAAACATGACAAAATACAAGGTTAAAGATATAAAGTTATTACCATCAAAGAATGACTCATTAGctctcctttctttctcttggACAGGTGAGGAGGCATTTGCACAGGAGGAATTAATGGTAcctaaaaaaacccaaaaacgaTCAGCATCATCAATGGATTCATTTAACTATGGTTAAACtatatcaaaatattcatattagAATCTTAAGGCTTATTACCCAACATGTAAAATTAACACTAATCTTCGGCTTAGGTCCAACATCGACATCTCGGCATGACACGGGTCTGAGAAGATTAGGGTGTGATTGACATGCGTTACCAACTTATATTAAATATCAtttacttattatttatctgTATTTAATCTTGCTATTGTTATTCCAACTCTTCCTCTCTGCAAGAAATCTTGTCCTTTAATATTTAGTGGGAGAAATCAACTAATACAATCAATTTCATCCAACTTTTACGACCTCTTCAACTATCCCAAATCATATTGAACTATAAAAAGTATTCTGATGCCATCAACAAACACCACCAAAACTACTAAGAATAGCAGCCATTAATTGCTAAAAAATTATGTCGTTAGATTGTAACACAAAGACAAAGCAATCCATGAACAAATTTCTTCGCAGTGGAAATAGTGCTCAAgttattgaaagaaaaactCTGTAGTAAAACTTTCAAATACACATAATCCACTTGGATTCGCATGAGAAAGAGAGGAGGAGAGAGTGGATAGCCCTTACAATTGGGAATCACGCAAGGGAGAAAGTTGGGGTGATCGCCACCATCAGGGCGAGCCTGCTTCCACCCAGTCTCACATTCACACTCAAAGAAGAAAGTGCTAGTACTTGATGGCTTGCAAGTTCCTTTTCCACATTCCACTTCTTTGCACACATCATCTGTGGTCACCAAggaagcaaaaaaagaaaaagaacaaaaaagaaagagcataattatatgaaaatcATCAGCACGATCAAATTCCTTAAAATCCTAACCCAAAGTAATACAGATACGAAAATCAAGGAAGACCCAGTTGTTAAAATGCCATAATATCCCGAAAACACAAGAGCCTAATTAGTAATTATGACCCAGAGGCAGAGGCCAAGGAGAAATGGTAAAAGAAATTGAGGAGAGAGAGTACAAGGTCAGCAACAAACCAAATACAGGAGAGAGCAGAGGGGACAAAACGTTGCTTAGAGCAATCCGAGGTTGCAGAAGAAGCAGAACAGCAAGAAAGGCAATGAAGCTGCTGGAAGCCATCTCTCTCACACGGACAGAGTCACACAGGCAGGcaaacacacacagagagaggcGGTTGTACGTATTTAATGGAGTACGCGTACTAGTTTGAAATCATGGGGGGATCTTTTAAGTCGGAAGCTAGCTATTAGCTAACGTGGCTGACCCATAGAGCTTACATCTTAAAGTGGGTTGTTGGAAGTTGGGATTGGGCTCCTTTTCACCGCAcctttaatatattatatcaattattcatttttcatatttattattaataatatttttttgacagtattattttttaggaaGTATTTCACTCTTCATTCAAACTCAATAAATTAGAGTTTATTACTCTAATAGTTAGAATGGGGCCTTGGTTAGCCTTTCCTCAACATAATTAGCTTTTGTTTTGGAATCCGGCTTTCCtgcggtagtttaaaactatCGCATGAGAGCTGTAGTAAAAACCATCCCTAGATCCttaagggtggttcggccaccttcaaaattcaaacccttatttgtttttcattcgGTGACTTAAGCGATTGCCTAAGGTCTCTAGTGAAGTAAGGCTCCATAAGAcaagtttgttaaaaaaaaaaaactacaattttgaaagaaaaaaagttgtgCGAGAAAATGAGACTTTTCAACTTGAATAGAAAAATCAATAGTTAACCCAACCTTTAATAGTTAATACCAATAAAAACAGTGCATTAACGCCCTTTGGAGACTCTTTAACTCTCGTAGAGAAATCAACCGTTAGGACTAGGAATACAACAATTTTggcctaaaaagaaaaaaaaggtcaaataAATAGACAAGTGATAAGAGTAGCTCATAAATGGGCATTCACTGTTTAGGCAGCAAAGTCAGATTTGAAAGCAAGAAAAGTCTCCCAATCGCAGTACTAGACTATTGAGCCACATGAATTGAAGTATGCTACAGTGGAGGCCTTACCTATTGAGGACCATCTGCGTACGTAGTGGCTACATAGCAATGggaatttcaaaagtttaaacggTTTAGAATGAAtgcatttaattattttattatgttttaaaattttactaatttttttcacatctctttttattacttattttaaaagttttaaatagATATACATTGAagaatttaaccatttaattatatttaaacaattctccatatatatttttgttcttataccatattaaatcacaatttatatatataaaaaattaagctaataaaaattactatatttaattatttaatttatattttaacacaaaTTAATCCAACGTTTTATCTTACCATTCAAACTTGGCACCTAATATTAATGCATTTTGCTCCTAGCAGTAATctctgttatttatttattattttttttttgacatggcTATACAAGGGGGGaggagattcgaactaatgacaTTCACTTCATGAGACCTAATcctcagccgattgagctaccctttGAGAACAATAATCTTAGTTGTTACTCACTTAACACTAATAGTTTTTAGTCATCATGTGCTGATGCATCTAACTCAACGAGGAGTTGATAACCATGTAAAACTACAATTCATAAGGGAGGAAATGAGAACGGATTAGAATTAtctaaaattatttgttcgaagtATAGACGATTGAAGCAACTGAAGcaagtaattgtgagagactattTATGAGATCCaccaaactaaataaaaattgaactgGTTAATTACTTACTCGGTCAGATGATTTttataagtagtctctcacaatcatcgGTTTGAATTATCTACACTTCAAAGCGATAATTgtcagagatttttttttttttttgaaccgaAATCTCAACATCATTGTAAGGCATTCTAATCCAATGAAGACTTGAAAATTTGTTTAATGAGACCCGTTCCTTGATAAGGAAAACCAAAGCCCATTAGCCAAGTCAATTGATACTTCGGAATGTTGTGACAAGGCTTGGAAATTGGGCTTGGCAATCAGACAACCATAGCCCAGTCAATTGATGACTTCaaatgggcttttttttttggattatctTTAATATGAGAGAAAACAAGACTCTTCAATTCCTCtgcatgtaatatatatatattatttttaatctatGGAATGCGAAGAGAAATAAATGTTCATGCATCTTATTATATGTCAAAATCCTTCTGGGCCTGACTTATTACAACATGGATTGAGTCCAAAATCAAAAGCCCTCTAATTATATTAGGCCATCTCCAGTAGttggagttaaaatagctactcaaaaagtacaaatctctactttaaccactagctatcttaaaaacactccaacaataatctctattccattcttcatttctttaaattttttttttttttttttttttttccacttctccctctcactctccggtctcccccaaccccaacccatctccccaaccccaacccgtcTCATTTCTTGAGCTGATGAGGATCGGCGATGAGGATTGGCGAGCGTCAAGATGATCGGCGACGAGGAACCAAAACCTGGACGAGTCAAGGATCTGGCGGGCCTTGGCAGTGACGATGCAGAGATCGGATCCGACGGTGACGGCGTAGTCGACGGAGGCGCGGATTTTGATGTGGGGGAGAAAGGTAACAACGTGCTGGAGGAAAGGGTGTCGGGCTTGGTGTCGACGAGGACGAGCTCATTGGCGAGGTCTTGGGTGAGAATGACGACGTTGCTGGGGACGGAGGAAAGAAGGGCAGTGGCGGTGGAGGAGAGCGAAGGGGTTGGTGGTGTTGACTGAGAGGGGCGGATGGTTTCATTAGGCATCAGGACTAGAGGGGACGaagagggagagtgagagattgagaaaatattagatGAGGGACGGAGAGTGACAGAGAGGAACGGAGAGGGACGAAGAGCgatcggagagggagagagggagagagggggagagaaaaaattaataaaaaaagtctaaacacatgaacagtgaatagccaatgttggctatttactgttcatgtgtttagaaaaatggttaaagtaaccattctgttggagaagaaaaaaaagcaaaaaaagtcaaatttgattattttggcTAAAATAGCAAATTTGTTGGAGATGGCCTTACAATTGGACGACTCATAACAACCCCGACTTAAAATATGGCACAGCTTTGTATATGATGTTTTTGTCGCAACTAAAGAACCGTTtaagtttgtgattttaaaagatgtgatttataaatagtaattttaaaatatttattttaaaaaagtgatttttaaaaacgcagttaaatgTTTGACAAAATGGCACGTTAGCcattaaaattctgcgttttaaaaaaaaaaacaatctttgttacgatttgaaaaaacagttttttacgttttcaaaccacagtttttttaaaaactcaattcCCAAACGATTAATTTTTTGCGATTTAATTTAGAATCGTAATTTTTAcgtacgaaatcgcaattccaaacataTCCTAAGTATTAACTCGCAGATTTTTGGtagtgaccaaaaaaaaaaaaaaaaaaaaaagatcaacgATTTAATTGG contains the following coding sequences:
- the LOC133858605 gene encoding uncharacterized protein LOC133858605 isoform X1, whose translation is MASSSFIAFLAVLLLLQPRIALSNVLSPLLSPVFDDVCKEVECGKGTCKPSSTSTFFFECECETGWKQARPDGGDHPNFLPCVIPNCTINSSCANASSPVQEKERRANESFFDACHWSDCGGGVCNKTSAFTYSCECAEGYYNLLNHTALPCFEECAIGMECKNLGITLSNKSTSVTPALADDGKNQATSILQGNSLCLTILMMFMAMVLWK
- the LOC133858605 gene encoding uncharacterized protein LOC133858605 isoform X2; amino-acid sequence: MASSSFIAFLAVLLLLQPRIALSNVLSPLLSPVFDDVCKEVECGKGTCKPSSTSTFFFECECETGWKQARPDGGDHPNFLPCVIPNCTINSSCANASSPVQEKERRANESFFDACHWSDCGGGVCNKTSAFTYSCECAEGYYNLLNHTALPCFEECAIGMECKNLGITLSNKSTSVTPALADDATSILQGNSLCLTILMMFMAMVLWK